CTTCAGAATCTTAAGCCCGAAACTGCCTCCGTCTGAAAACTGAGATCGTTTTCTTCTCGAAATCAAGAAGCTTTCTTCTCCTGAGAATGATTGATGCCACTGAATACGCTGAGCACAACTGATCTAGGTTTTTTCGTTGTCAATTTGTATAAGTGCATGATCCCACTttgaaaaaactaatttttgaAATGCATCATATCGAAGAAAGGGTTTCTTGATTGGGAGATAAATTCAAGTATTGTTAACTGAAACCTATTTTAAAACTTATATGTAGAACATGACCGTTTATGGCATATAGAAACAGATTGATTTATTGATTAATAGCCCTTAGAAATGACTCACCAAATCCATCGGCAAAGTAGAAGCAGCTGCCTATGAGATTAAAGACTCCGGCTGCCAGGAGCAGCCATGGCTGCCAGTAGACGATGCACTTCTTCACGAGCTTGACCGCCAGCATGGCCAGGGCAGTGACCACCGCCCAGCAGGCGCCCAGGATCAGGGGTCCATAGTAAATGAGTCCAGCGTTGAGGTTCCGCTCCGCAACAAAGGCGCAGATCGTATAGCCGAAGATCATGCCGCAGGGCAGGAAGCACAGGCAGACTGGAAGTGAACGGGACGTAATCTCTGGACAAGGATCTCCCTTGGCTGGGCTGACTCACCCACATAGCTGGGCGCATATTTGAAGAACTTCAGCACCAGTTTGCCCCACACATTCGTCATTTTTGCGGTAGATTAGTGTTAGTTAGTCCAGCAGCAGGGATAGGAAGGTTCGCCTATCGAAGGAGCTTAGAGCATTGTAGTGAACAGCTGGAGTGGAGATGATGCCCACTATGCGACGCCGGACAAATGGCAAATGAGCCGGTGGAAGTCCGGCGGAGAATTCGACTGCGACGAAGGCGGCGCAGATAAGGCGATAAGATAAACCAAGCTGAAACAACCAGGTGCATGTGTGTGCTGGCCATGGATACACGGGCGGAAAAGTTGAGGATTTGGGATTATCTAGCGATTTCAGCTCGGGCTCATGAATTATGATGGCCAAAAAAGGAATCCGATTATGATGCGCATCTTGTGGAGAAATTCGTTGGTTATAGACCAAGGTTTTTTTGTACCTAAATGTATCTTTTTTCGAGCAAGTATCTATTATTGGAAGTACTATAAATGCAAgcattttcacattttatgTAAATACTTTTACTGCAATGTATATGATCGCTTTTTTCGCCAGTGTATCCCAAAGTGAGTGACTAATGCCGCAATGGAGTAAGCCACTTGGACAGATAAACAGATGTCCGCCGGTTGATAAGCCCCTTGGCAGTTGGCCCAACTGAGGGCCCCTACTATTTACCACGCAAATGTACAATTCTTGGCCTTTCGCATGCATAAGAAAACGATGTGGCAAAGGCCATTGGGCCATTCCAACGATAGGGCTTAAAACTAATCTGAAATGGCTAATGGAGATAGGAGTACGGGGCAATAGAACGTCCGGCGATAATGCTTGGGAAATTGATTTCAATTCAATATTAAATGCCAGCAAGTACCTTATCAGGCGCAAGTGGGGTGGTGGGgctgtgggtgggtggttggttgcCAAAGTGGGTGGGGGTGGAGTTCTTGGTTAGTTTGTTTACCTTTGAGCGGAAAATTGATTGCAGCCGAGAgcaaaaaagagagagagagttgGCAGTAAGAAAATAAAAGGCCAGGCGAAAAGATTATGGTCGAATAAATTTTAAGATGGCATTCCCAGCCTACTTAACAAACTATACTTAATTTttagaaatattaaaaaataactaatTCTAAATGCTTAAATACCACTTAACGATTGTGTTTTTGGAGCATTCATGTTATCATGTAGTACATGACATGTATTTGTTATGAAGTTAGAAATTTACATTTTGTATaacaaatcaaacaaataataatataaatataacttaAGCAGACTTGAAAATTAGTTACTAACTTTAGTCAAATACTTGTTTATTCAAATTTGATTTGTGTAGAAAGCAAAGATTTCTGCAAACCCTCACAAAGCGGCAATTCTTCAGATTTTAGTATCTTTTGATTTAACTATGTCTGCTTTCTTTCTTAGAGAGATAATGTTACTACACACATACTAGTAATTGAATTTACCTGCTACATTCAAGACTTGGTAATTATTTCGCGCAGTGTACATTTGCGACGTCACACCAACACGGCGATTCCACGAGCTGGCGAGAGCGAGCAAAACGCTCAGTTGCATAAGCGTCCCGAGACGAGAGCGGATGTGCCCAATGCGCCTGTGCGCTTCCCAGGCGCAACCATGACACGCCAGCCCCTACCCCTCCTTCCTGCCCTCCTGCACAAACGGAGCCGAACCGGCCGCCCAGGCAGCGCTTATCCGCTGGCAGGGCACCCCAATGTCTTGGCCCTGCCTTATCCCCGGCTTTCACTTCCGCAACTCGGCTGCGACGACGGCTCCGGCACTTGCAGGCCGAACTCGTAGCGCCAGCACCATCCCAACCACACCAACCACCACCCAGCAGCCACCTACCAGCAACCACCAGCAGCTACCAGCAGCTCCAGCGTTGCGAACAGCCCCATTCCTTCAGTTGACTTCGCGTTGGCGGTAGCCGCCAGCCGCTGCTGCGATTGCAAATCAGAATCGGAATCCGGATGCTGCGGTCAGTGCTCCGGGGCGACTGAGTGGCAATGGAATTCGACGGAGCGCTCGGCACCGATTATTCCGCCAGATGCGAGACACGGCAGCCACCAGCGCCCAGCCAGCCATGATTGTGATGAGCATCTGGTGCAGCAGCCTCAGCCTGAGCAGCCGCAGCCTGGCCATCGCCCTGGTGATCTGCGTGACTCTGGTCTACTTCTCCTACAGCTTCAACGCCTGCCTCCTGGCCAGCATCAGTCGCAGCCTGCAGCAGGTGAATATGTCCACGAATCGCTGGACAATGTCCAGCCACAAATGTATCCCATATCCAATGCATTTATGCATGAAAACAAACGGATAATTGGAAAATCGAATATAAAGTTTGGCTACAGACATGTGTAAATTCCAAATCAGGGGGTTGTAATAATCCCCAGCGGTTTCAAAACATTTAACAAGCTGTCCAAAAGTGTGCTGTGAAAAGTTTAAGCTTTGTCTGTCGCTGAACTTTGCTATGTTATATATGCACATTTattgttgcctacttttcgGCATACTTACAAATTGGGCATTTTCATAAGCCAATATGTTGATATGTTTCGCACGATGGCATTGACCTCTGACCTCTCCCGCGCAGAGCAACTTACGCAACCTACTGGCGCTGACCTCCTCGCCCCGCAACGAGACCAATAACGCcaccaacagcagcggcagcagcagcagcaggaacagcTCATCCACCACCGGTGCTCCGCCGGCACAGACGGTGACCAGCAGCCTGGATGGGGCGCCCAAGTATCAGCTGCTCCGTCAGCAGGGGCTCCGACCATCGCGCCACCTGCCCGACACGCTCATCATTGGCGTGAAGAAGAGCGGGACGCGGGCGCTGCTCGAGTTCATCCGCCTGCATCCGGACGTGCGGGCCGCCGGTTCGGAGGTGCACTTCTTCGACAGGCACTACCAGCGGGGACTACGCTGGTACCGCCACCACATGCCGTACACCATCGAGGGCCAGATCACCATGGAGAAGACGCCCAGCTACTTCGTCACCAAGGAGGTGCCGCAGCGCGTCTACCACATGAATCCGGCCACAAAGTGAGCTTTTCTACGTCAATCCTATTGTGATCATAATCGTCAAATGTTACTCCATCAGATTTGTCTGTTTCTATTACATTTAAACTTCCTAAATtcttaaaaaattatatttttagaatgcTGCTTTATTCACAAGACTTGCATTGAGTCATAGCATCCTTTTTAGCACCTATAATAGAAGTGTTGAAAAACGCAGAGATCATTTAAATGTGAGAGATACTTTTTAGGGCAGATTTGATATGTTTTAAATATCGAAAACATACTGTGCATTTGATGCATTTATTCGCTGTACTTAGGTCTTGCATTATATCGTAGCATACTTTATAGCACCTATATCCTTTTAAATATGTGCTTTATACACAAGACTTTAGAGCTTGTATTAGGCCTTAGCATACTTTTAAGCACCTTAAGTCAAATGGTTTCTGGAATACAACATTCGATATGATCAACATAGAACGGATTAACGTTATATTCTAATTGCATTTTGGATTTTACATTAACCCTAAGTATCTGGACCAAACTCACTAGCATATCTTCCCTTAACCTCAACTTTCTACGCCCTTAGATTGCTGATTGTGGTGCGGGATCCGGTGACGCGGGCCATCTCCGACTACACGCAGGCGGCGAGCAAGAAGGCGGACATGAAACGCTTCGAGCAGCTGGCCTTCGTCAACGGGAGCTACTCGGTGGTGGACACCAACTGGGGGCCGGTGAAGATCGGCGTCTATGCACGCTACCTGGAGCGCTGGCTGCTCTACTTTCCGCTCTCGCAGCTGCTCTTCATCAGCGGCGAGCGGCTGATCATGGATCCCGCCTACGAGATTGGACGCGTACAGGACTTCCTCGGCCTGAAGCGCGTGGTCACCGAGAAGCACTTCTACTTCAATGCCACCAAGGGCTTCCCCTGCCTCTTCAAGTCGGAGGCCCGCTCCACGCCCCACTGTCTGGGTAAGACCAAGGGGCGCAACCATCCGCACATAGATCCCGGGGCCATCGAGCGCCTCCGGGAGTTCTATCGGCCGTTCAACAACAAGTTTTACCAGCTGACGGGCATCAACTTCGCCTGGCCATAGGATCCACGGCTGGGTGAGTAGACGGAACTGGGATACATGCAAGGCTAGTACCGAAATGGATTGGATTGGCCAGAGACTAGGCCAGAGGCCAGGCACCTTCACTGATCTGCTCAATTTACATATCACATCCATCCCCATTGGAGTATGCTTGACTATCCCTAAGCCCTAATCCCTAATCCCTAATATCTGGTATCAATTTCCGTTTCAGCAGGCGCGAAGTGAATGGAGTTTGGGAATAGGAgatattgttgttgctgacCACGGCAACGGACTGATATTGTTGATTGCATTTTTGATACATATAATTGTActtatatatagtatatacacacacataaagTTAGTGCTCAATTAATTGTAGCTTTATCTGGAGACAAATTCAACGAAGTGCGCCCCCTGAAAAGTCCGCACTCAAACAATACGGTTCCTCACTCCaattcaaatgaaatgaaactcAACTCACTCTTCCCACTATACTCGAAAGTCAGGCAGTTGGACGTGGAGGAGCCACGTTCGATCCGAGATGGACTTGGTTCCCCCGTCCGCTGGGCACACACATTGCTATGTACTACCACTACCTAAGATCATTATACCTAAGATCATTATGTGCATTTATATACAAGAATAGTGAAAAAATAGAGCTTACTACGAAATTCCTACAGTCTCCTAAACTAAACAACatatacaaaatattgtaTGCATAGTTCCAAGAATTTCAATTGCATGACTCAACCAATACGATTGCTTAgccaatttcaattaaaacacAAACTAAATAAATCGACCTTAAATCTAGTCAGCCGCTAATAAGATTGTTATCTTTCCATCCGATTTTATAGTTCAACATTAAGCAAATCGCACTGGCAGGGtttaactttttaaatttttatagtttattgatttcatttcattttggttTTAAAGTGATTGTGAACGATTCACGGTATGCTTCTTGCTTTGTTTTCAACAATAATGATAATTTCTTGGTTTAAGGTTTGTGTGGTCTTATTGCTTTCGCCTGCCACTGGGTCTCTTTTAGTTTTAAGtacattaattaaataaattgcgGTGGTTTGTGGTTGTTTCTTGTTGCTTCAAGGCAATTATCCAATTTGCTTTCGATCTGCTTCTATAAAATATGTTGGTACACGCTACATtagaaaattatatattattttttgggaTTTTTGTCGTTTGTTGGTTTCCTGCTTACGGTTATgaatttctttaaaaataacTATGCATAAGTGGTGATCGTAAAAGTAACTATGGTAATAACTATACTCTTAACGAACTAGGCGAAAATAACTTAAATCCTATAGTACGGTTTGCCTTAGCCTACGTAGCTACATGTTCTTTGATTTGATATATTACATTTATCCGATTGGTTTCGGTTTAGGAAGGCGGGCGGCCAGTAAACGAGATGTAAGTGTAGGCAGTGCGTCCCCGTTGGACTACTTCAATTAATCCTCGGCCAGTGCGTCTTGGAGTTGGCGCACGGTTGTCAGTCCCACACCACCGGATGATCTTCTCGCCTTTGCCACCTCATCGAGAACTGCTTCCGACTTGGAGCTCTGCAAGCGCTTCTCGCAGTACAGACTGCCCACCGGCCTGGCCATCGATGCCGACAAGCTCTTGGTCACAGTGGAATATCTAAGGGCTGACGAGGACTCATTGCTGCCACCGGTCCGCTGCATGATTTCCGGCTCACATGTATTCACATCTCTCAGAGCCGTGCGCTTGGACTGAATTAAACTTTCGATTGGTGGCGGCGTTGGTATTCGCTGGCTGCGATTCTTGATGGGAAACTTGTTCTTGGTGCAGCTCAAATCGAGCTCCAGCGTATAGAAACGTCCGCGTGTGAATTGCCGGTTTTCGTTCTTTAGACTTGTACTGGCATTATCAGATGCGCTTGTTCCAGCATCAGCGGAGTTTGAAGTTGACGCACCTGGCACCAGCTGGCTGGCTGTGCATGTGCCAATGCTGCTACGATTGCTGTTTCCTGTGGGCAGGGCTGTATGAGCGGTGGTCACCGAGCTGGCCTGGGTGCCGGCTCCACTGCCGTCGCAAACATCCTCACCGGAATCATTTTCGCCGTCGGTACTAGACAACGAACTCTCCGTATCGTCAATGTGCAGCTGGTTCCGGGGCTTTGCTTTCGTTTGAGCATTGGCCGGTTGATCGGCAGGCGATGACTTGTTTATCCGTGGCGACTGGTCCATCAGCAGGTTCTCCCAACTAGTCTCATACACGCTAGCCAGTTGGGCCGCCGGCTTAGGCTTGAGAATCGTTTGCTTGAACGGCATGGCCTGCATTGCCGTGGGGGCGGTGGCCTCTGCTTTTTCCTCAGCGGAAAACTTGCGTGCCCCGATTATGAACTGAGGCTCCACGTAGAACGAGTCGAAATTAAGGTCCAGAAAGAGCTCCTGCAGGAAGCGGCGGGCTATCATCCGATAGCTACTCCGGCCCATCGTTTTGCAGGACTCCGAATAAAGGCAAATATCCTAGAGATAAAAACGTGTTAAGTACGGACCATCATTTGGATTTCAAATGAGTCTCACCTGAAAGGCGTGCGGGTGCTTCTGCTTAAGCTCCAACAGAGCCATTTTCGACTGCTTGGCACTAACGGGATTGGCCAGACGCTGCACGTTGTACAGGATGGAGGCCGTAAGCCTGTCCGGCAGGCTATCCTCGCTCAGCATGCTCTCTGGCGAATGGAAGCTGATGTCGGGCCCAAGTGCCGCTGAAGCAGATGAGCCGCTCTTTTTAGCCAAAACTGGTCCAGCCTGGATGCCGGCTGCGACcagagctgctgctgcactgctGTACAGCTCGCAGGGAGCGAGGGATGCGCCTCCTCCACCATTACTATGGCTGCCGCTGTCATTGCGCTGCTGTCGCGGGGAGCGGGCACAATGGAGACACAGACTTCGCGAATGCTTGGCGCCTTGCTGCAGTTGTCGTGGTTGTCGCCGACTCGCAGACGAGACGTCCGACAGAGATGATATAACCGATGACTCGTCGCCTCCCTCATTGGTGAGTGAGTCATTGAGACACTGTGGCCGGACCATGCTGCTCAGCAGATTTATGCCCACTATATCTTGGTCCTGGATATCCCGCGACACGTACGTTCGACTGAGGTTGCGCGTCGGAAACAGGTCCAGAACGTTCTTAGGCAAGCAGATACCCGCATAGCACGGCCCTTTCGAATCATTAGGAGGCAGGAACTTGGGAGCGTTAAGCGTAGGCAGCAGCACATTCAACTCGTCCGCGGAGAGGCGTCTATGAGCAGATTACCAAGCAACGCTATTAGTACCTATTAACGCGACTACCATCCACAAAGGATGACTCACCTATAAACATCGCTTAGCTGGCGGTCCAAGCTGCGCACTTTGAGCCGGCGGTGGGAATAGGTCCAGTCGAGCTTGCGCATCTGAACCTCTGGTGTGTCCAGTATTTCCGCAAAGTCGTAGAACTCCGCCGATGATTCGGAGAATACGGGTCGGCTGTGCTTGCGCAGAAAGCGTAGCTGGGCATAGCCCTTCATCGCCATAGGACTTAGGGTGGAGGGCAGCATACTGGTGGCTAGGTGATGTCGACGGATCAGCTCATCGCTCTCGAGCAGATTGGACATGCTTGGAATAGGACTCAAAGGGAATTGCTGCAACTCATTGGCTGCGGCGGCATATGCAGCTGCAGTGCGTCCGGTCACCGATTCGCAGCTGCTAACGCCGGAAGTGTTTGAATCCGTGCAGGAGTTGTATCGTATTCGATGCTGATACGGCGTTGGGTAGAGAGCAGCTCCCGACATCGTCGCTACACCACTGCCCAACAAGCTGATCACATCCGTGGTCTTCGATTCGGAGAGTGAGCGCTGGTGCTTGCCCTGGCGCAGATTGCTGCCCTCCGGCAAAGTCTTTGATTTGGCAGCCACTCCAACCAACATTCTGGGGTGCACATCATCGGTCGTGGTGCGAACACTGTCCGAGGTCGTAATCGTTGTATTTGGATCCTGCGCTATGGGATGCATACCGACGACTGTGCCGGCTAcacccccaccaccaccactcgCATCAGTCTGATCGGCGAGCATGTGCCAATAGTCTGAGCCCGTTTCGTAGAATCTTTCTATATAGTCATCCATCATGGTCATATTGTCCGCCGGCACGTCCTCGTAGTAGTGCCGTACCGGTGTGTACTGGCTGGACATCCAATCTTCCGGCTGATGCACGGGCCACATTGTGTTCTTGTCATGTCGCACGCTCAGCCAGTCTGCAAAACATTGATTTTTTAATTAGGATACAATCAGTTTTTCAAACACATATGTGACACTTACTCAACTTAAAAAGGATATTGGCACCTGCCTGTGTGCCTGCGATAAGTCCTAAGGCACTAAAACAAGTGGCCCGCACCGAATATACCTCGCATTTGGTCACCAGAACAATTAGCTTCTCGTACAGTCTACAAACAACAAATAAGGAACTTTGTAACATCTTGCATCTTTTGTGCTACGGTTTCATTTGGTgtatactcctctttccaaaTCGTAGGGCACGATTCGATGTTATGTAAGTCACTCACCTGGCATTCAGTTCGACAAAGTATTCAATTCCATTGGAGTGGGTTGAGGCGTGGGCCAGTGCCCAAATAGCCGCCTTCAGTTCCAGGCACTCGGCATCGTCCGTGCATTTGGCTCGTGTGAGCAGTTCCAATAGCTGCGGCAGGTCTCCGTGCTTCCGCAGAGCTGTCATACCCTGGCCAGTCTGCGCCATTTGCCCGTACAGATGGGGTGCAACGTTTGGTGGTACAGTCTGTGGTCTCTGGTTGCAATTGCGACGCGAGTAGTAGCCATCCTCGTTGCGGATGTGCAGCGTCAGGCTTGAGTGGGTGTCGGCTTCGACCAGGAGCACGTAGCGCTTGTTGTACCCATTCCGCCAGTAGCGGATCTCCTCCTCGATCCGCGCCATCGTACTGTTCAGGCCGCGGGGCAGTGAGTAATAGCGGGCCATCAGCAGTCGTCCTGCATCACCACGATGCGTTAGATTCGGCCACCGACTGACAATCTCCTCCAGGTAGTACTTGTCGTGGCAGGCCTCCTCCAGTACATCCATTGCTGCCAGCCCCACGCTGCGGTCCGTATCCCGCGTTTGGTTAATAATCAATGGAATGCCCCATACCTCAAAGTGAGGCAGACGGGCACGCAGCAGCACTGCCATGAACTGGGTGGTGTACAGACGTCCGCGTGTCTTCGCAGACGTGAGC
The Drosophila mauritiana strain mau12 chromosome X, ASM438214v1, whole genome shotgun sequence DNA segment above includes these coding regions:
- the LOC117146914 gene encoding rapamycin-insensitive companion of mTOR codes for the protein MASQHSSWRFGKRSKLQLRIKVSQDPEDFYRLDPQRSAAENAFEIYSMLCLEETRDTKRLFLLNALASLCLGARKGSHHSNIRFTTEELLYCLSASLVHTFTQVRAAALRTIRYAISTPKDIKAFNALQLQHLLCRSIDLMLKNDDERVQALKLVRKMLAIAPEDISPAVVRCLVSLADSGIEENDNLLRACLATLAEFAVLNPALLIVCGGVTSITRNVLECHNPRIAESLCGVLLYLLEWPQTRNICGVRLDCLAAPYCDFTYRQSIVDKNKDARELRYTSCRLALLSVLRSWTGTLEFCDPSKPSGLKAIVDALYLNQIEVRKAILDLLYELLTLPQPTWTDDYAVALQAVDPSDFQDTWLLSNGFVSAEGRSILPTLAARAPSVVEQHLALMLYCFLETGLLNALVEVVVSSDQFVSVQATVLIGKILQLMHTHLPPDICCTSPALPTLVSHATLGNQQANAAVAALQNYQKLLRQRPASCSLFLDSIIQGGALIQTRLFRRHLNVQEQAGPVLQLQETAEAAAFAVPPATQFRGTLDRSRLDSVSSSDESNSQASTSSRSSFRLKRKFLPQAFFDNFRAFNRLLTDSRVLSQADAHLWDWDVITTILRSNLIRKLDYTQGKFLKRLVDFYKPRNNRFSHQDLVPGQSLPTYVSAGLDLIDVLLSSNELECMRFITDYFSDISQQLAAVTTSNRAHDCLFSPQHMNNTMCQQYFLYIGRMCRTVKGIEVLKNTTVFEYLINLVRVTDHVCYVKLIVSGLNYSYEKLPRQVLEKALTSAKTRGRLYTTQFMAVLLRARLPHFEVWGIPLIINQTRDTDRSVGLAAMDVLEEACHDKYYLEEIVSRWPNLTHRGDAGRLLMARYYSLPRGLNSTMARIEEEIRYWRNGYNKRYVLLVEADTHSSLTLHIRNEDGYYSRRNCNQRPQTVPPNVAPHLYGQMAQTGQGMTALRKHGDLPQLLELLTRAKCTDDAECLELKAAIWALAHASTHSNGIEYFVELNARLYEKLIVLVTKCEVYSVRATCFSALGLIAGTQAGANILFKLNWLSVRHDKNTMWPVHQPEDWMSSQYTPVRHYYEDVPADNMTMMDDYIERFYETGSDYWHMLADQTDASGGGGGVAGTVVGMHPIAQDPNTTITTSDSVRTTTDDVHPRMLVGVAAKSKTLPEGSNLRQGKHQRSLSESKTTDVISLLGSGVATMSGAALYPTPYQHRIRYNSCTDSNTSGVSSCESVTGRTAAAYAAAANELQQFPLSPIPSMSNLLESDELIRRHHLATSMLPSTLSPMAMKGYAQLRFLRKHSRPVFSESSAEFYDFAEILDTPEVQMRKLDWTYSHRRLKVRSLDRQLSDVYRRLSADELNVLLPTLNAPKFLPPNDSKGPCYAGICLPKNVLDLFPTRNLSRTYVSRDIQDQDIVGINLLSSMVRPQCLNDSLTNEGGDESSVISSLSDVSSASRRQPRQLQQGAKHSRSLCLHCARSPRQQRNDSGSHSNGGGGASLAPCELYSSAAAALVAAGIQAGPVLAKKSGSSASAALGPDISFHSPESMLSEDSLPDRLTASILYNVQRLANPVSAKQSKMALLELKQKHPHAFQDICLYSESCKTMGRSSYRMIARRFLQELFLDLNFDSFYVEPQFIIGARKFSAEEKAEATAPTAMQAMPFKQTILKPKPAAQLASVYETSWENLLMDQSPRINKSSPADQPANAQTKAKPRNQLHIDDTESSLSSTDGENDSGEDVCDGSGAGTQASSVTTAHTALPTGNSNRSSIGTCTASQLVPGASTSNSADAGTSASDNASTSLKNENRQFTRGRFYTLELDLSCTKNKFPIKNRSQRIPTPPPIESLIQSKRTALRDVNTCEPEIMQRTGGSNESSSALRYSTVTKSLSASMARPVGSLYCEKRLQSSKSEAVLDEVAKARRSSGGVGLTTVRQLQDALAED
- the LOC117148491 gene encoding heparan sulfate glucosamine 3-O-sulfotransferase 6, translated to MRDTAATSAQPAMIVMSIWCSSLSLSSRSLAIALVICVTLVYFSYSFNACLLASISRSLQQSNLRNLLALTSSPRNETNNATNSSGSSSSRNSSSTTGAPPAQTVTSSLDGAPKYQLLRQQGLRPSRHLPDTLIIGVKKSGTRALLEFIRLHPDVRAAGSEVHFFDRHYQRGLRWYRHHMPYTIEGQITMEKTPSYFVTKEVPQRVYHMNPATKLLIVVRDPVTRAISDYTQAASKKADMKRFEQLAFVNGSYSVVDTNWGPVKIGVYARYLERWLLYFPLSQLLFISGERLIMDPAYEIGRVQDFLGLKRVVTEKHFYFNATKGFPCLFKSEARSTPHCLGKTKGRNHPHIDPGAIERLREFYRPFNNKFYQLTGINFAWP